The sequence below is a genomic window from Actinokineospora baliensis.
CGGGCAGCATCACCAAGGCCGCGTCCACCCTTGGGCTCGCCCAACCCGCGCTGACCGCACAGCTCCACCGGATCGAGCGCGCGCTCGGTGGACCCCTCTTCGAACGCGACCGCAAGGGCGCCAGACCGACCGCGCTCGGTGAGCTGGTGCTCTCGCGGGCCCGCCTGCTGCTGCCCGCGGTGTCCGGGCTGCGCGAGGAGGCGGCCCGTTTCGCCAACAACGCCGCGCTGCCCGGCGACACCCCGGCCCGGCTGCGGTTGGGCTCGGCGACCGGCCCGGTGCTCGGCGGTCTGGTCCACCAGCTCAACGCCGCCTACCCCGACCTGCACGTCACCACGCACGTGTCCTGGTCGTCGGAGGAGCTGGCGTCGATGGTGGCCGACGGGCGGGTGGACTACACCCTGGTCGGGGTCTGCGGTGACGCGCCGCCGCCGTCGCAACCGGGGTTGATCTGGCGGACGCTGGCCACCGACCCGGTGTTCGTGCTGCTGTCGGACAAGCACCCGCTGGCCAGCCTGCCCGAGGTGGAGCTGTCGGACCTGGCCGGGTCGCAGTGGGGCGCGACCCCCGGCGACGGCTGCTTCGCCGACTGCTTCGCCGCGGCCTGCGCGCGGGCCGGGTTCACCCCGCGCACCCTCTACGAGACCGACGTCAACAGCTGCATCGACCTGGTCGAGTCCGGCGACGCCGTGGTGCTGTGCCAGCCGATGTTCCGCAAGATGCCCGGTGTGGTGCCGGTGCCGATCGCGGGCAACCCGCTGCGCTGGCGCAACCTGATCGGCTGGCACCCCGACGGCTCCGCGGCGGCGTTCTCCGACCAGCTGGTGAAGATGGCCAGCACCGCCTACGCCGACGTCATCGCCCGCAGCGCCCGCTACACCGAGTTCCTGCGCGACCACCCCGGGTTCGGCGTCGAGCGCCCGGAGGCCATCTAGGCCGCATAGCGCGGGTGCTATGGCCAAATCATATGGACCGAAGGTCTGTGATCCGCATTACTGTGCCAGGCACCTGCTGACCGTTTCGTCCGGTTGATCTCCGTCAGCCGGACTCCCCGCGACCGAAGTGCGCTCGGCCGGACCAGCCACCCGGCCCGCTTCGCCGCGCCGGTACGCAGCCATCCCGTACACCTTCCCCTGCACGAGGAGAACGGCATGGCAAGACGCATCACAGCCCTGCTCTCAGCCACCGTGGCGACGGCCGGTGCCGTCGTCGCGGTGTCCTTATCGGCCGAGGCTGCGCCCGCCCCGGCCGCCGCCGACGGAATGCACGCGGCGATGCAGCGCGACCTGGGCCTGTCCGCCAACCAGGCCACCAGCCGCATCGCCAACGAGGACCGGGCCACCAAGGCCGACCGGGCGCTGCGCAAGCAGTTGGCCAACCGGCACGGCGGCTCCTGGTACGACGCGGGCCGGGGCAAGCTCGTCGTCGCGGTCACCGACTCGGGGGCCGCCGCGGCCGCCAGGTCGGCCGGTGCCGACGCGGTCGTCGTCTCGCGCACCGAGGCGCAACTCGACGACCTCAAGGCCAAGTTGGACGCCAACCTGGCGCGCAGCCCGAAGACCGTCCCCGCCTGGTACGTCGACGTCACGAGCAACAAGATCGTGGTCAAGTCGCGCGGCTCGGCCTTGGCCGCGGCCCGTGCGTTCGTGGCGGCCAGCGGTGTCCCCGCCGACGCGGTCGCCGTCGAGGCGTCGGACGAGGCCCCGCGCAAGCTGATCGACGTGGTCGGCGGCAACGCGTACTACATCGGCAGCGGCACCCGCTGCTCGGTCGGCTTCTCGGTCAACGGCGGTTTCATCACCGCGGGCCACTGCGGCCGCACCGGCGCCACCACGACGACCCCGAGCGGCACCTTCGCCGGATCCAGCTTCCCCGGCAACGACTACGCCTTCGTCAGGGTCAACTCCGGCAACACGATGATCGGCGCCGTCAACAACTACTCCGGCGGCCGGGTGGCCGTCGCGGGCAGCACCGAGGCCCCGGTCGGGTCCTCGATCTGCCGGTCCGGCTCCACCACGGGCTGGCACTGCGGCACCATCCAGGCCCGCAACTCCTCGGTCACCTACCCCGAGGGCACCATCACCGGCCTGATCCGCACCAGCGTCTGCGCCGAGCCGGGCGACTCGGGCGGTTCGGCGATCTCGGGCGGCCAAGCCCAGGGTGTCACCTCCGGCGGCTCCGGCAACTGCTCCTCCGGCGGGACGACCTACTTCCAGCCGGTCAACGAGATCCTGCAGGTCTACGGCCTGAGCCTGATCACCAACGGCGGTACTCCGCCGACCACCACCCCGCCGACGACCCCGCCGGGCACCTGCACCGGCACCACCTACACCGGCAGCCTCGCCAGCGGCGGGCAGGCCATCCAGCCCAACAACAGCTACTACCAGACCAGCGCCACCGGCGCGCACCGCGGCTGCCTCAGCGGCCCGTCGGGTTCGGACTACGACCTGTACCTGCAGAAGTGGAACGGCAGCAGCTGGGCGAACGTGGCCAGCGGCACCACACCGTCCAACGCGGAGTCCGTGTCCTACACCGGAACAGCCGGCTACTACCGCTGGCAGATCCACGCCTACAGCGGCTCCGGCAGCTACACCCTGCGCGCCTCCCGGCCATAACCCCACCCGCCGAGCGGCCGACCCCACCCGGGTCGGCCGCTCGCCCATGTCCCCACTCGCAGCGCAGCCCCCACAACCCCACCATCACCGCAACGTCAACCCGCAGGGCAGACCTCGCGCCTTCGGCAGGCCCGCCACCCCTAGGCGGCAGATCCCGCGCTCTTGGGCGGCAAGCCTCGCGCTCCTAGGCGGCGGGCCCCACACCCCCGGACGGCAGCCCCTCGCACGGCAGCCCCTCGCACGGCAGACCCCGCCCGCACGGCAGACCCCGCCCGCACGGCAGACCCCGCCCGCACGGCAGACCCCGCCCGCACGGCAGACCCCGCCCGCACGGCAGACCCCGCCCACCCAGGGGGGGCCACCCACTTCCAGCGTATCGGGTTTCGAGCGCTGTCAAGGGGGCTCGGCCGGAGCTGTGGACAGGTGAGGCCATTGTGGACAACGAGGGGCCAAGAGCCGTCTCGGCCTACTTCGCGTCCGCGTAGCTCTGGGCCACCTGTGCCACGAGCGGGAACAGGACCGCCGTCCCCGGGAAGACCAGTCGGCTGGCCTCTTCCGCCGCGGCTCCGATTTCCGCGACGACGACATCCGCCACCTCGCTCGGGCAGTGGACCAGTACCTCGTCGTGCTGGAAGAACACGATCTGGGCGTTCGGCGCCACCTCGAACAGCCGCCTTCGCAGGGTTGCCAGCATGGTCAGGGCCCAGTCCGCGGCGCTGGCCTGCACCACGAAGTTTCGGGTGAACCGACCCCATTCGCGGGCCGCTTGCCGACCCGCGCGTTCCTCGGTCTCGGTCTCAGCCGCACCGGTCCGCTCCCGCCAGGCCTCGCTGGGTGGGGGACTGGTTCGCCCCAGTCGGGACCGCACGATCCGGCCTTCCTCGCCTGCCCGCGCGGCGTGTTCCACGTAGTCGACCGCGACCGGGAAGCGTTTGCGCAGCACGGCGAGCAGTGGGCCCGCTTCCCCGCTGGTGCCGCCGTACATCGCTGAGAGCATCGCGATCTTGGCTCGGCCGCGGTCCCCGTCGAACGCGTCTGCGGCGAGGCTGGTGTAGAGGTCGTCGGTCGCGGAGACCTCGGCGAAGCGTTGGTCGCCGGACAGTGCGCCGAGCACTCGGGGTTCGAGTTGGGAGGCGTCGGCGACCACGAGTGACCACCCGGGGTCGGCCCGCACCGCGGTCCGCAGCGTCTTCGGCAGTTGCAACGCCGCTCCGCCCCTGGTCGCCCACCGGCCAGAGACGACCCCGCCCACGACGTACTCCGGTCGGAACCGCCCGGCGGTGACCCAGGAGTCCAGCCACGACCAGCCGTGCACGACCCACAACCGCGCTAGCTCCTTGTACTCCAGCAGCGGCGCGACCGCCGGGTGCTCGATCTCGCGCAGAACCCAGGCGCGCGCCGAGGACACCTCGATCCCCTCGCGCGCGAACGCCTTCACGATGCTCGGCGGGTGGTCCGGGTTGATCGGCCGACCCGAGAAGGCCGCGCTGATCCGTTCCGCCAGGGCCGCGAGCTTGGCGGGCCGCACCCCCGGTGCCGTGCGCGGACCCAGCGTCTCGGTCAGCAGTCCGATGTGGACTTCCGGGCGCCACGGCAACCCGTGGTGGGTCATCTCCGCCGCGGCCAACCCGCCTGCCGATTCGGCCGCCGCCAGCAGTCGCAGCCGGTCGGGGTGGGCGGTCGAGGCGAGTCGGCGTTCCTGGTCGGCGAGCACGTCGGCCGCCGCGAGCACCGGGTCGACGCCCGGCGGGGTGGTCCCGCGGTCGGTCTCGAACAGCGCGGGTGGACTGTCGCGCTCCAGCGGCGGTGGGTCGGCGGGTTCGGCCAGTCCGCGCGGCCTGGCCCACGCCGCGGCGAGGTTGCGCGGTTGGCCCGGTCGTTGCTCGAAGGCGAGCAGGATCCCCTCGACCAGGGCCAGGTCGTGGCAGCGGCCCAGCCGGACACCCGCGCGCAGCAGCGCCGGGTACGCCTCGTCGAGTGCGGGCAGCACCCATCGCGGCGCGTGCTCGCGCTCGAGGTCGGCCATCCACGCGGCGAGGTCGGGCACGTCGAAGGGGGCCTGGTCGGGCACGAGCACCCGGCCCGCTCCCTCGGCTCCCGGTACCGCCACGACGCGCACGTTCGGCATTCTGGGGCATGACCCTGACAGTCGCTGGTGGTTGACTCGCCAGTAGGTTCTGCGGCACGGTGTTACCCCTGGGTAACACCTGTTGGGAGGCGTCGGTGAGCGAGTACCTGAGCCGCGTTCGCGAGCTGGCCGCGAAGGTGCCCACCGCGATCCGCAGCGTGGACGTCATGCGCCGGGCCGGTCTGGTGCCGCTGAGCAGGCCCGACCACGTGCTCGGGTCGATGGTCGCGATGCGCAGGCTGGGCCCGATCGCGGGGGCCGCCCGCATCGCCGCCACCCGTGACCGGGCCGCCGTGGGGCTGGTCGACGAGCTGGGACCGCTGACCTTCGCCGAGCTCGACCGCAGGTCCAACGCGCTGGCCAGGGCGTTCGCCGAGCGCGGGGTCACCCCGGACTCGGTGGTGGCGCTGCTGGCCCGCGACCACCGCGGCGCCGTGGAGACCATGCTGGCCGCCTCCAAGCTCGGCGCGCGGCTGCTGCTGATGAACACCGGGTTCGCCCGCCCGCAGCTGGTCGACGTCGCCGAGCGCGAGGGCGTCACGGTGTTCGTCTACGACCAGGAGTTCACCCCGCTGGTCGAGGCGCTGCCCCGGTCGCTGCCCAGCTACCTCGCCTGGGTCGACGACGCGCCCGAGGGGGCGGTGACCCTGGAGGACCTGATCGCCGGGACCGACGACCGCGCGGTGCCGATGCCGCGCCAGCCGGGCGGGATGGTCCTGCTCACCAGCGGCACCACCGGCACGCCGAAGGGCGCGCCCCGCCAGGTGCGGTCCCCGCTGGCCGCCGCCCAGTTCCTCGACCGCATCCCGCTGCGCACCGGTGAGGCGACCGTGCTGGCCGCGCCGCTGTTCCACGCGACCGGGTTCTCGCAGTTCATCATCTCGTTCGCGCTCGGCTCGCGGGTCGTCGTGCGGCGCCGGTTCGACCCAGAGGCCACCCTCGCCGCGATCGCCGACAACCGGGCCACCGCGCTCGTGCTGGTGCCGACGATGCTGCAGCGCATCCTGGACCTGGGCGAGGACGTGCTGGCCCGCTACGACACCGGCAGCCTGCGGATCGTGTTCACCGCCGGGTCCGCCCTGTCGCCGGAACTGGGCAACCGGGCCAGCCGGGTGTTCGGCGACGTGATCCACAACCTCTACGGGTCCACCGAGGTGTCGGTGGCCTCGGTGGCCACCCCGCGGGACTGGCGCGCGGCTCCCGGCACCGTCGGCAAGCCCCCGGTCGGCTGCCAGGTCGTGCTCTACGACGCGGACGGGGCGCCGGTGACCGAGCCCGGTGTCACCGGGCGGGTGTTCGCGGGCAGCGGGCTGGCTTTCGGCGGGTACACCGACGGGCGGCACAAGGAGGTCATCGGTGGCCTGCTGTCCACGGGGGACGTCGGGCACTTCGACGCCGAGGGGCGGTTGTTCATCGACGGCCGCGACGACGACATGATCGTCTCCGGTGGCGAGAACGTGTTCCCCGGCGAGATCGAGAACCTGCTCGTCGCCTTCCCCGGGGTGGTTGAGGCCGCGGTGCTCGGGGTACCCGACGCCGAGTTCGGCCAGCGGCTCAAGGCCTTCGTGGTCTTGGAGCCCGGCGCCGCGGTCACCGAGGAGCGGCTGCGCGAGCACGTGCGGACCAACCTGGCCCGGTTCAAAGTGCCCAGGGAAGTCGTTTTCCTCGACGAGTTGCCGCGCAACGCCACCGGCAAACTGCTGCGCAATCAGCTCGCCTGATATCACGGTCAAATCGAGCGGCACAACCCTCGGCCGTGGGGAAACTGGCCGCGGAATTGCGTGTTCGACCGTCGATCCAGTAGTGATTTGAAGTCTTTCGTTCCCAGATGGCGCCGCTGTTGTGCAATCTTGCACTACCCGGGCGAAAGGGGCGCTGAACTGGGTGTATGCCCACGTCAGCAGGGGCTACTCGCCGGTATTCATCGAATACGATCATGGCGCGACCGGCGTAGTGACACTGCGCTGTTCGGCGCACTTGTGGCAAGTGGCAACTGTTGAGGCGCTTTCGGATCCGGCGTTGCATATCTCTCACGCAAGTGATCCATCGGGGCAAACGAAAGGTCTTCCATGACTTCGAAGCGCGAAGGTCGTCGGGGCCGACTCGCTGTCGGTTTCGCGCTCGTCGGTGCCGCCGCTATCGCCGCGGTCGCCATTACTCCCACCGCCCAGGCGGCCGAGGGGCAGGTCCGGTTCGCCGGGTCCCCGGACGCCATCGCGGACAGCTACATCGTTGTCCTCAAAGACACCAGGGCCGCCATCGGCGCGCAGTCCGCCGCTTTGGCCGATCGCTACGACGCCACGGTCAACCGCCAGTTCGACACCGCGATCACCGGTTTCTCCGCGACGATGTCCGCCGAGCGGGCCGCCGAACTCGCCGCGGACCCGGCCGTCGCCTACGTCCAGGCCAACCAGCGCTTCCACGCGACCGGCACCCAGGAGAACCCGCCGTCGTGGGGCCTGGACCGCATCGACCAGGCCGACCTGCCGCTCGACGACAGCTACACCTACCCGAGCGAGGCGGCCGACGTCACCGCCTACGTCATCGACACCGGGGTCAACGCCGCGCACACCACCTTCGGCGGCCGTGCCTCCGGCGGGTTCGACGCGGTGGACAACGACGACGACCCCGATGACGGCAACGGCCACGGCACGCACGTGGCGGGCACCATCGGCGGAAAGGAGTACGGGGTCGCCAAGGGCGTGAAGATCGTCCCGGTCCGGGTGCTCGACGACAACGGCAGCGGCAGCACCGACGGCGTCGTGGCGGGCATCGAGTGGGTCGCGGAGAACCACAGCGGCGCGTCGGTGGCCAACATGAGCCTCGGCGGTCCGGCCGACTCCGCGCTCGACCAGGCGGTCAAGGGCGCCATCTCGGCCGGGGTCACCTTCGCCGTCGCCGCGGGCAACTCCGGTGACAACGCCAGCGGCTACTCGCCCGCCAGGGTCCAGGAGGCGATCACCGTCGCCGCGTCGGACGACGCCGACAAGCAGGCGCAGTTCTCCAGCCACGGCTCGATCGTCGACATCTACGCGCCCGGCGTGAACATCACCTCGTCGTGGATCGGCAGCACCACCGCCACCAACCGGATCAGCGGCACCTCGATGGCCACCCCGCACGTGACCGGCGCCGCCGCGCTGTACCTGGCGGGCAACCCGTCCGCCAGCCCGGCCGATGTCGCCGCCGCCCTGGTCGAGGCCGCTTCGGCCGACAAGATCTCCAACCCGAGTTCAGGGACCCCGAACAAGTTGCTGCACGTGGGTTCCTGACGTTTCCGCCGATCGCCCGCACCTCGCAGGGGGTGCGGGCGATCGCCCTTTCCGGCTAAGTTAACCCACGGGTAACTTCGCGGTGAGGAGGCACGGCGTGGACTTCGCGCATTCGGCCAGGGCGGCGGACCTGCTGGCGCGGGTGACCGGTTTCGTCCGCGACGAGGTCGAGCCGGTCGAGGCCGAGCACCTCCGCGAGCTCGCCCGGCTGGACAACCCCTGGGTCGTGCTCCCGCTCGTCGAGGAGCTCAAGGCGAAGGCCCGCGCGCAGGGCCTGTGGAACCTCTTTCTGCCCGAGGAATCCGGTCTGTCCACAGTGGAGTACGCGCCGCTGGCCGAGGCGATGGGCCGCTCGTTGCTCGCGCCGGAGGTGTTCAACTGCAACGCCCCCGACACCGGCAACATGGAAGTCCTGCACCGCTACGGCAGCCCCGCCCAGCGGGACCGGTGGCTGCGGCCGCTGCTCGACGGGGCCATCCGCTCCGCGTTCTGCATGACCGAACCGGACGTCGCCTCCTCCGACGCGACCACCATGGCCGCGACCGCGGTCCCCGACGGCGACGAGATCGTCCTCAACGGCACCAAGTGGTTCTCCACCGGCATCGGCCACCCGAACTGCGCCGTGGCGATCTTCATGGGCCGCACCGACCCCGCGGCGCCCCGGCACGCCCAGCACACGATGCTGCTGGTCCCGCTGGACACCCCGGGGGTCGAGGTGCAGCGGATGCTGCCGGTGTTCGGCCGCCACGACGAGCCGCACGGCCACGGCCAGGTCGGCTTCACCGACGTGCGGCTGCCGCTGGACTCGGTCATCGCCGGTGTCGGCCGCGGCTTCGAGATCGCCCAGGGCAGGCTGGGGCCCGGCCGCGTCCACCACTGCATGCGGCTGGTGGGGCTCGCCGAGAAGGCCCTGGAACTGGCCTGCCTGCGCGCCACCGGCCGGGTCGCCTTCGGCAAGCCGCTGGCCGACCTCGGCGGCAACCGCGAACGCATCGCCGACGCCCGCATCGCCATCGACCAGGCCAGGTTGCTCGTGCTCAACGCCGCCTGGAAGCTCGACACGGTGGGCATCGAGGGTGCCCGCTCCGAGGTGTCGCAGATCAAGGTCGCCGTCCCGTCGATGGCCCTGTCGGTCATCGACCTCGCCATCCAGCTGCACGGCGCCGCGGGCATGACCGACGACTTCCCGCTCGCCGCCGCCTACGCCTCCGCCAGGTCACTGCGCCTGGCCGACGGCCCGGACGAGGTGCACCGGGGCGTCGTCGCCCGTGTCGAGCTGGCGAAGTACCGGAGGGAAAGCCGTTGACCCGCGAGAACATCTTCATCACGGGTGCCAGCTCCGGCCTCGGCGCCGAGATGGCGCGGCAGTTCGCGGCCATGGGTCGCACCCTGGTGCTCGCCGCCAGGCGCACCGACCGGTTGGCCGCGCTGCGGCAGGAGCTGCTCACCGCCAACCCCGGCGCCACCGTCCTGGTCAAGGCGCTCGACGTCACCGACCACGACGCGGTGTTCCGGGTGTTCGCCGAGGCGCGGTCGGAGCTGGGCTCGCTCGACCGGGTGGTCGTCAACGCCGGGCTCGGCAAGGGGCAGCCGCTGGGCACCGGCTACTTCCACGCGAACAAGCAGACCGCGGAGACCAACTTCGTCGCCGCGCTCGCTCAATGCGAGGCCGCGATGACCGCGTTCAGGGAGCAGGGCGCCGGGCACCTGGTGGTCGTGTCGTCGATGAGCGCGATGCGGGGGATGCCGCGCAACCTGTCCACCTACGCCGCCAGCAAAGCGGGGGTCGCCGCGCTGGCCGAGGGGATCCGGGCGGACACGCTGCGCACGCCGATCAAGGTGACCACGCTGTTCCCCGGGTACATCCGCTCGGAGATGAACGAGCGGGTCCGTAAGACCCCGCTGCTGGTGGACACCGCGACCGGGGTGCGCGCGATGGTCCGCGCGATCGAACGCGAGGTCGCCACCGCGTGCGTGCCCGCGTGGCCGTGGGCCTTGGTCGGGTTCGCCATGCGGCACCTGCCGCTGCGGGTCGTGGCGAGGCTGTCGTGACCGGGCCGGTGCGCGCCGAGGACGCCTTCGACACCGCCGCCGTGCACACCTGGATCCGCTCCACAATGGACATACCGGATGCCGAGCCGGAAGTCGGGCAATTCCCCGGCGGGGCCTCGAACCTGACGTACCTGCTGAGCTACCCCGATCGCGAACTGGTCCTGCGCCGACCGCCCGCGGGCCGCAAGGCCGCGTCCGCGCACGACATGCGGCGGGAGTTCCGGGTGCAACGCGCCCTCAAGCCGGTTTACCCGTACGTGCCGTCCGTGCTGGCCCTGTGCACCGACCACGGCGTCCTCGGCAGCGACTTCTACCTCATGGAACGCCTCCACGGCACGATCCTGCGCGGTGACCTGCCGCCGGACATGTCCCTGACCCCGCGGCAGGCGACGGAGTTGTCCACCGCGCTGGTGGACCGGCTCGTCGACCTGCACCGGGTCGACCCGGCCGCCGCCGGGCTCACCGACCTGGGCAAGGGCGCGGGCTACGTGGCTCGGCAGGTGCGCGGCTGGACCGAGCGGTTCGCCGCCGCCCGAACCGACAACGTCCCCGACTTCGCCGCCGTCACCACGTGGCTCGCCGCGACCCAACCCGGTGACGTGGCCTCGGTGGTGATCCACAACGACTGGCGCTTCGACAACGCGGTGCTGCGCGGCGGTGCGGTCGTCGGCGTGCTCGACTGGGAGATGGCGACCCTCGGCGACCCGCTGATGGACCTCGGCGGCGCCCTCGCCTACTGGGTGCAGGCCGACGACGAGCCCGAATTCCGGCGCGCCCGCAGACAACCGACCCACCTGCCTGGCATGCTCACCCGCGCCGAGGTGGTCGCCCACTACGTCGAGCGGACCGGTCTCCGCCCGGCCGACTGGGCCTTCTACGAGGTCTTCGGACTGTTCCGACTGGCGGTGATCATGCAGCAGATCTACTACCGCTACCACCACGGGCACACCGGGAACCCGGCATTCCGGGACTTCTGGACGCACATCGGCTACCTCGACCGGCGCTGCCGCGAGGTGATCGCCGCCCCTCGGTGAAGGAGCACCCATGGCCCGGCCGAAGATCGATCCCGTCGTCTGGCGCGCCCCCCGGGCGATTAAGCCGCCGCGCGGCTCGACGCTGCCGCCGCTGACCGTGCTCCCGGTCGCGGGCAAGGGCACCGAGGACGTGCTGGTCGACGCCGAGGGCCGGGTGCTCACCGGCGTCGAGGACGGCCGCATCCTGCGGATCGCCGACGGCGCGGCCGAGGTCGTCGCCGACACCGGCGGCCGCCCGCTCGGCCTGGAGTTCTACCCCGACGGGCGGCTGCTGGTTTGCGACGCCGACCGTGGGCTGCTGCTGGTCGACGGGTCAACCGGCGACGTGGAGGTGCTGATCCCGGCCGGACCGAACCTGCGGGTGTGCAACAACGCCGCGGTGGCCGCCGACGGCACCGTCTACTTCACCAACTCGACCGACCGGTTCGACCTGGAGTTCTGGAAGGCGGACCTGCTGGAGCACTCCGGGACCGGGCGGCTGCTGCGCCGCGACCCGGACGGGTCGGTGCACACGCTGCTGACCGGGCTGCAGTTCGCCAACGGGGTCGCCCTCGCACCGGACGGGTCCAGCGTGGTGGTCGCCGACGTGTGGGAGTACCGGCTGCGCCGGGTGTGGCTCACCGGCGCGCGGCAGGGGCACTCGGACGTGCTCGCCGAGAACCTGCCCGCGTTCCCGGACAACATCTCCACCGGGTCCGACGGCCTGGTCTGGATCGCCATGGCCAGCCCGCGCGACGCGCTGGTCGACCTGCTGCTGCGCACCCCGCCGGTGCTGCGCAAGCTGCTGTGGCGGGTCCCGGAGCGGTTGCAGCCCAAGGAGAAGCGGACCGTGTGGACGCGGGCGCTCGACTTCGCGACCGGTGCCGCGGTGCACGACTTCCACGGCGTGGTCCCCGACTTCCACATGGTCACCGGCGTCCGGGAACACCACGGCCGGGTCTACCTGGGCAGCCTCGAGGAACGCGCCATCGCCTGGTTCGACCTGCCCCGCTGAGCCCGTTCGGGGGCACGGGTTCCCCCACACCGGTGGCAACTCCCACACCTCGCGACCCGCGCGGCACGATCGACACAGTGCTACCGCCGTGTCGCGTTCCGTGAACCCTTGAGTTGGGGAGACCCCATGCGCAAGCTCCTGCGAGCCGCCGTGCTCGGCTTCGCCCTCGTCGCCGCACTCGCCGCGCCCGCACACGCCGACTCGCCCGACAAGTCCGACTCGCCCAACAAAGTGGTTGGCGGCGTGCCCGCCCCGCTGGGGGCCTACCCCTGGCTGGCACGGCTGTCCATGGGCTGCGGCGGCTCGCTCATCACGCCCAACGTGGTCTTGACCGCGGCGCACTGCGTCGGCGCGACCGGGCCGGACACCCGCGTCCAAGCCTTGTTCGGCGTTGTCGACCTGGAGAGCCCCAAGGCGATCGTCGTCGACTCCGTGTACGTCTACCGATCGCCGGACTACTCGACCGCGGGCCGCGGCTC
It includes:
- a CDS encoding phosphotransferase family protein codes for the protein MTGPVRAEDAFDTAAVHTWIRSTMDIPDAEPEVGQFPGGASNLTYLLSYPDRELVLRRPPAGRKAASAHDMRREFRVQRALKPVYPYVPSVLALCTDHGVLGSDFYLMERLHGTILRGDLPPDMSLTPRQATELSTALVDRLVDLHRVDPAAAGLTDLGKGAGYVARQVRGWTERFAAARTDNVPDFAAVTTWLAATQPGDVASVVIHNDWRFDNAVLRGGAVVGVLDWEMATLGDPLMDLGGALAYWVQADDEPEFRRARRQPTHLPGMLTRAEVVAHYVERTGLRPADWAFYEVFGLFRLAVIMQQIYYRYHHGHTGNPAFRDFWTHIGYLDRRCREVIAAPR
- a CDS encoding SMP-30/gluconolactonase/LRE family protein is translated as MARPKIDPVVWRAPRAIKPPRGSTLPPLTVLPVAGKGTEDVLVDAEGRVLTGVEDGRILRIADGAAEVVADTGGRPLGLEFYPDGRLLVCDADRGLLLVDGSTGDVEVLIPAGPNLRVCNNAAVAADGTVYFTNSTDRFDLEFWKADLLEHSGTGRLLRRDPDGSVHTLLTGLQFANGVALAPDGSSVVVADVWEYRLRRVWLTGARQGHSDVLAENLPAFPDNISTGSDGLVWIAMASPRDALVDLLLRTPPVLRKLLWRVPERLQPKEKRTVWTRALDFATGAAVHDFHGVVPDFHMVTGVREHHGRVYLGSLEERAIAWFDLPR